The DNA segment ACCCAAAAATATAAATTTCCTTTGGGCGATGGGCGTCATCCTCACGACGCTTTTCGTGTTACTTTTGGTGACGGGTTTTTTACTCGTTATGTACTACAAACCGGATATAAATTTAGCCTTCGATAGCGTAAATATGACTATCATGAAAGAGGTCGAATACGGCTGGCTATGGCGTCACATCCACGCAGTCGCCGCATCCGTGATATTTCTGATCATCTACATACACACCTTTACCGCGATCTACTACGGCTCTTATAAAAAAGGCCGCGAGATGATTTGGCTAAGCGGTATGTTGCTTTTTATCTTGTTCTCGGCCGAAGCCTTTAGCGGATATATGCTGCCTTGGGGACAGATGAGCTTTTGGGCGGCAAAGGTCATAACCCAGCTCTTTGGCGCAGTGCCTTTCATCGGCGACGCTCTAGTAGAGTGGATCAGAGGCGACTATATACCTAGCGACCCGACTTTGACGAGATTTTTCATGCTTCACGTCTGCTTGCTGCCGCTTGTTTTGCTAGTTGTTATCGTCATTCACTTTTACTCTTTGCGCATCCCGCACGTAAATAACGAAACCGGCGAGGAGATAGACTTTGAAGTCGAGGCTGAAAAATACCTAAGCGGCGATAAGAAAAACGCTAAAGTCATTCCGTTTTGGCCGGGCTTTTTGGCAAAAGACTTTATGTACATCGGCTTTTTTATGATATTTTTCTTTTATCTGGTCTGTTTTCAGTTCAACTTCGCGATGGATCCGATAAACTTCGAACCGGGCAACCACCTGAAAACACCTCTGCACATATATCCGGAGTGGTATTTCTTGTGGGAGTATGAAATTTTACGCGGTATCCCGTCTGAAAATCTAGGCCTGATAGCCTTTGCGGTCGCGGGCGTGTCGTTGTTTTTCATGCCGTGGCTCGACAGGAGCGACGTCGTGGCTCCGGCTCACGAGAGAAAGGGCTTTTTCGTTTGGTTTTGGTTACTTATGATAGACCTGGTCGTGCTTACGATATTTGGCAAGCTCCCTGCCGACGGCGTGACGTTAGGTATCGATAACTCGGCCATAGGCTTTGCCTCCTCGGTGGCGTTTTTCGCGCTATTTTTTGTGGCGCTACCGATCATCACTACGCTTGAAAAAAGGAGCGCCAAATGAGAGAGCTTAAAATTTTAATCATCCTAATCATCTTTACCGGCGTTACCTACTGGGGCATCGAGCCCTATGCGCATCAAGCGATGCATCCGCACGTAGCGGATACAAACTACGACTTTAGCGCCCAAGACGCCGAGCAAGGCGAGCTAGCCGTAAAAAATAAAAAGGACGCATTAGCAAACGCCGAAGCTTCCGGCGACGCTAAAAAAATAGAAAACGCCAAAAAAGAGCTCGAGCAAGCCGAAGCGAACCTAGAGAAATACAAATCCTTTTGGGCGGATATAAATGCGATAAATTTTGCTAAAGGCGACGCCAAAAAAGGCGCCGAGGTCTTTGCAAACGCGGGCTGCGCCGGCTGTCACGGCCTATCCGCCGCCGGCATGCCCGATCCTCTTGACGTAAACGCATCAAGCGAGGCTTACGGCGTAGTGCCGCCGGATCTCAGCACCGCAGGCTATCTATACGACGAGAAATTTTTAGCTGCCGTCATCAAAGACCCGGCTACCGCGCTAAAACTAACGCACAAATTTAACGACGAGCATCCTTATCCGATGCCTCCGTTTTTCGGAGCCGGCGGAGAGGATCCAAACGCCGAGCTAGCCGATATGGTCGCGTATCTAAAATCTATCGCGCCAAAAACGCTTAGCGACGCCGAGGTATTCCGCGACGCGTGCCAAAGATGCCACGATATGAAATACGAAAACGTCTTTATGCTAACAAACAGCGCAAAACTAGCCGAGTATATGGGCTCAAATCCGCCCGATTTATCTATGATGATCCGCTCGAAGGGCGATGATTATCTGCATAAGTTCATCAACGACACGCAAAAAATGCTAGCCGGAACCGCTATGCCGCGCGTCGGACTAAATAAAAAGGCCGAGGATCAAGCCGTAGCCTATATGGCAAAAGCCGGCGACGAGAAAAAGGCCGAACGCGAGAGCCTAGGCATCTACATTATGATTTATTTCTTGATATTCGGTATCTTCGGATGGCTTTGGAAACGCAAAGTCTGGAGCGAACTACACTAAAATTTGAGCCCGTTTCGGGCTCTTTCTTTTTTTATTTTTAACTACTTTTTACAATTTTTAAATTTCTCTTGATTTAGTTCTCTGACGAATTTGATATAATAAATCAGTATGGAGGTATTTGTATTATATAAATGAAAGGAGTATAAGATGATCAGATGTCCTTGCTGCGGATATCTAACCATAGTAGATAAAGAGGATAAGAATTTAATACAAGATGTTTGTCCCGTTTGTTTTTGGCAATACAATACAAAAGCTATAAATAACCCTGATAAAATAATAGAGCCCAATGTGGTATCTTTAAATGAGGCTAAGAAAAACTATAAAGAGTATAAAGCTTCAAGTAAGTTAGGCTCTATAAATGCCAGAGAACCTATGGATGATGAGTTGTTTTAAAAATTTGTCCTATTATAATTATGTTGTGAGGATGTGGAGTTCATATCCTCACTTCTTAATGTAAAAGGCGGAAATAAAATGATAAGACTATATGCTCCTAAAATTGAAGATTTATGGTTTAGAGAAAAAATACTGAGTGATGAAAAAACAATGTCGTATAACCGTTCATGGGGCGGTATAATTCCGTTTCCTCAATATCAATGGAAGCGATGGTATAGTCAGTGGATAGCAAATAAAGATAATAGATATTTTTATAGATATATACAAAAAGATGATAAATTCGTAGGCGAAGTTGCTTATCGCTTTGACGATAAAAGGGACATATACGTTGCAAGCGTTATTATATACGCACCTTACCGCGGCAAAGGATATGGCAAGATCGCACTAACGCTATTGTGTGAAAAAGCAAAAGATAACGGCGTAAAAGAAATATATGATTATATAGCAATTGATAACACGGCAATAAAACTATTTCTAAATTGCGGTTTTAAAGAAGAATACAGGACGGCAGAGTATGTGATGCTAAAAAAGATATTATCTGATTAACAAATCCCCGCTCTTGGCATACTTGCTTTTATTAAATGATAAACGAGATGCAAGAAATAGCAATAGGAGCTTAAATATAATCAGATGTCCTTGCTACGGATATTTAACCATAGTAGAAAGATTTTATAGAGTGCCGGGCGATCTGCGCAAATCATCTATAGCCTCTAATCGCTTATACCGAATTTTACTCATATTTCTCTAAGGTTTAACCAAAGTAAATACTAGTCCGCGGATATATTTTATCCCGGCCCCTTATCTCGCCGATTTTTCATTTATCCGAAATTTCTAATATAGAGCGATATAAGACCTCAAAGGCGCCATCCGGAGATGATACCGCCTCAGGAGTGTTTTACGCTTGATGATAAGGTTGCGTCGGTCGAGTATATAAGTCGCCCAATCTTTTTGAAGTATCTAAAATATGCGGATAACTCGTCCCGATTATTTTCCCAAGATTTAGCAATACAGAAAAAGTCGGTCTGATGGCGATCTTTAAAATCGGTTATGTTAGTTTCGGTTTTTTCGGGAGTGTTGATTTAGCCGTGTAAATTCATATCGTATGTAACTTAAAAATTTAACCGCAGCATAAGACTTGATTGCGAAGCATTAGCAAATTTTAAAAATTTTGTATATATTACTCTATTTGCTTTCTTCAAAAGCGCCGGCAGATAAAATTTTGGCTATCCTGGCGTTTAAAAGCTCGTCTATCTTTAGTTTTTCGAGCTTGTCTAGCTCGGTTATGAAATAGCTTGCAAGTGCCTTAATAGCGGTCTCTTTATCTCTATGCGCGCCGTTTATCGGCTCTTCTATAACATCATCTATCAAATTTAAGCTTTTTAAGTCGTCTGCGGTTATTTTTAATGCCTTAGTCGCCTGCTCTTGTTTTGACGGGTCGTTCCAAAGTATAGCCGCACAACCCTCCGGCGAGATAACGGAAAAAACCGAATTTCTCATCATAGCCAGCTTGTCGGCTACGCCTATGGCTAAAGCTCCGCCGCTCCCGCCTTCACCGATAACGACGGCTATCATCGGGGTTTTTAAATTTGCAAATTCAAACAAGTTTCTAGCTATCGCTTCGCTTTGACCGCGCTCCTCGGCCGCGATACCGGGATACGCACCCGGAGTATCGATCAAAAATAGTATCGGAAGCCCGAATTTCTCGGCCATCTTAGCTACTCGCAGAGCTTTACGATAACCCTCCGGATGAGGCATACCGAAATTTCTTTTTAGCTTATTTTTGGTTCCTCTGCCCTTTTGTTCGCCTATCACGACGACCTTTTTTGCGCCTATGTAACCGATAAAACAAACTATAGCCGCATCGTCTCGAAACGCTCTATCGCCGTGAAGCTCGTAATAATCCCTCATCATACCCTTGATATAGTCGATAGCGTAAGGGCGATCTGGGTGACGAGCCAAGGCAAGGCGCTGAAATTCGTTAAGATTTTTATAAATTTTTGCGGTTTCTTTTTCTAAATTTTTATTTAAAATTTCCACCGCGTGCTCATCGCCGCGAATCCTCGCGTTTGCGATATCGTCGTCTATTTGCTTGATGCCTTGCTCAAAATCTAAATAACTCGCCATTATATCTTCTTAAATATAATAGAGCCGTTTGTACCGCCAAATCCAAAAGAGTTGCTCATAACGGCTTTTAGCTCGGCTTTTCTAGCTACGTTTGGAACGTAGTCTAGATCGCACTCTTCGTCTTTGGTGGTGTAGTTTATCGTCGGCGGTATGAGGCTTTCTTGCATAGCCATTAGGGAAATGACGGCCTCTATCGCGCCGGCCGCGCCCAGGCAGTGTCCCGTTTGCCCCTTCGTAGAGCTAACGGGCGGTACGCGATCGCCGAAAAGAGCTTTTAAAGCCGCGGTTTCATTTCTGTCGTTCGTCGGCGTCGAAGTGCCGTGCGCATTAATGTAATCAATCTGCAAATTCCCCGCCATTTTTAAAGCTTTTTTCATAGCCCAAAGCGGCCCCTCAAGCGAAGGCGAAGTGATATGATGCGCATCGCCGCTCTCGCCAAATCCGACTATCTCGGCATAAATTTTAGCCCCTCTAGCCTTGGCGCTTTCATACTCTTCAAGCACGAGCGCGCCGCTTCCTTCGCCCATAACAAAGCCGTCTCTGTCTTTATCAAAAGGCCTAGACGCCGTCCCCGGATCGTCGTTCCTGGTAGAAAGCGCCTTCATAGCGGCAAATCCGCCTATACCTACGCCGCAAACGGTTGACTCCGAGCCGACGACCAGCATTTTCTCAGCCTCGCCGATTATGATCGTTTTTGCCGCTTCGATGATGGCGTGAGTAGATGCCGCGCAGGCCGTTACGCTAGATAGATTTGGACCTTTTAAGCCGTGTTCTATGGAAACCAGACCCCCCAGCATATTTACGAGCGCAGAAGGTATAAAAAACGGAGAAATTCTTCTTGGGCCCTTTTCAAGCAAGATATTGGAGTTTTTTTCGATATTGGACAAACCGCCTATGCCGGCAGCCGAACTAACGCCGAAATTTTCAGCATCAAATTCGCCGAAATTTGCATCCGCCATAGCCTCTTTGGCCGCTTTTAGTCCAAGCTGGATAAACCTATCGACTTTTTTTACCTCTTTAGCGTCCATCACGCTAAGCGGGTCAAACCCTACTATCTCGGCAGCAATCTGAACGGGAAAATCGCTCGCGTCAAAAGAAGTTATCTTTTTTACGCCGGTTTTACCCTCGCAGATAGCCTTAAACGAACTATCCTTGTCGAGCCCTAAAGCGTTGATCATCCCAATCCCGGTTACTACGACTCTTTTCAAGACCTCTCCTTGCAAAAAACTTATTTATTTAACGTCTCGATGTAGCTTACGACGTCGTTTATGGTGATTAGTTTTTCGGCGTCGCTATCAGGTATCTCTACCTCGAATTTTTCCTCAAGAGCCATCACAAGCTCCACCACGTCAAGCGAGTCCGCACCCAAATCCTCGATAATCTTAGACTCGAGTTTTACCGCATCGGGAGCCACGCTTAGTTGCTCTACCACTACGTCCCTTACATCATCAAATATTGCCATTTTTCTTCTCCTAAAAATAAAAAATTTCGTGATTTTAATATATTTTAGCTTAAATTTTCGCAAATACCTAAAATTTGCGCGCTTACATATATAATCCGCCGTTGATCTTGAGTATCTCTCCGGTAATATAGCTTGCGTGGTCGCTTAGCAAAAACGCTACCGCATCGGCAACTTCGCTTGCATCGCCGAAGCGTTTTAAAGCGATTGCGTCCAGATACGTTTTTTTGATATCCTCCGGTAAATCTTTATTCATATCCGTTGCTATAAATCCCGGCGTTATGCAGTTAAAGCGTATGTTTCTGGCCGCTCCTTCTTTCGCGAAACTTTTACTCATCGCTATCATACCGCCCTTGCTGGCCGAGTAATTTACTTGCCCGATATTTCCGATCTCGCCGATGATGGACGCGACGTTTACGACTGCGCCAAAGCGTTTTTTGCTCATCACTTTCAAAGCTTCTCTAGAACCTATAAAAGCGGAAACCAAATTTGCATTGACCACGCCGTTAAAATCCTCCAGTTTCATACGAATAGCCAATTTATCATTGACGATTCCTGCATTATTTACCAGATAACTAAGCTCGCCGTCGCTATCAACGATCAAATTTATTCCTTTTATAAACTCGTCCTCGTCGGTCGCGTCAAATTTTATCACTGCGGCTCGTCCGCCGTTTGCGATAATCTCGGCTTGCAAAGCATCGGCTATCTCGGGCTTTGAGCGGTAGTTTATCCAGACTTTTAGCCCCATCTGCGCCAATGTCTTGGCTATTTGCGCGCCGATACCGCGGCTCGCGCCCGTGATCAACACATTTTTTCCACTAAATTTCATTTTTTCTCCTTGGGTTTTTAAATTTGACCGCCATTTTATCAGATGAAAGCTAAAAAATCGATTTTTTAAAATTTTAAGAGCAAAGCTCGCGACCGCTAAATTTCGCTCACTTGGTAAGCTCAAAGCTAAGATCGATCAGATCCTCTACCTGCTCGGGCGCGATTTTGGAGCTTAAATTTACGCTGATCCAGTGCTTTTTATTCATATGATAGGCGGGCAAAATTTGATCTGCGTCGCGCAGGATCGCCGCAAGATCGGGCTTGCATTTTAGATTTAGTATCTCTAGCTCCTGAGCGCTTTTAAGCCCCAGCTTGCCGCCGTCCACGCGCATAAAAACGGCAAACCATTTTCGGTTTTTTGCGTAGCGAAATACGGCAAATGCGGGGTGCTTGTCAAATACTCGCTCGCCCTGCGCGCCGAATTTCTCCTTTATGTAGCTAAAAACTCGCTTCTGCGCGAGCATCATCTGCCTCCTTTGCAAAAGCAAGCGTCCAGATGATCGTCCACTACGCCCGCGCTTTGCAAAAACGCATAGACGCTCGTGGGTCCCAGAAATTTAAATCCGCGCTTTTTCATCTCTTTTGCGACGAAATCCGCAAGCGGCGTGGTGGCGGGGATCTGCTTTAGGCTTTCGTAGTGATTTATGATAGGCTTGCCGTCAAATTTCGGGTCAAATTTAGGTAGTAGATAGTCCCAAAGATAGTCGTAAAAGCTGCCAAACTCGCCCACGACGGCGAGGAATGCGCGGGCGTTTGCGGCAAGCGAGTTTAGCTTTAGGCGGTTTCTGATGAGCGCTGGATTTTGCATAAATTTTGCCGTCTGCTCCTCGCTGTAGAGCGAAATTTTGCGCGCGTCAAATCCGTCAAACGCCGCTCGCATCGCCTCGCGCTTAAGCAGCACCGCATGCCACGAGATACCGGCTTGAAAGCCCTCAAGCACGATGAGCTCGAAAAATTTCGCATCGTCCTTTACGAGCCTGTCCCACTCCTCGTCGTGATATACGCGCTCCAGATCGCTTTTCTCCGCCCAGTCGCAGCGGATTTTTTGCACGCTCGCCGTAGAATTTTTCAAATTCGCTCCTTGTTCGGATAAATTTTAAGAGATTGTAGCGAAATTTGGGTTAAGAAAGATGACGGGGAATCAAATTTTACTCGGCAAAATTTGATTTAAAAAATCGGTAAATTTTAAAATTTTATGCGCTAATACTCGCGCCTTGATGGCATTAAATTTGCTTTTTAATTTAACGCATTGTTTAAATTATGTTAAGAAAGAAAGGGCTTGAAATACGTTCTGCTCGCAGTTACGAAGCAAAGCCGAAGCAAAAATCCACTTACCTCTAGGAGTCCTCATTCCCGGCGACGTTAGAAGTTGCTGCACTCGTGCAGGTTTATTCGGTGCTGTCGCGCCACGGGGCTTAAATTTTGGTAGAGTAAATTTTATAAATTTAACTTCAAATTTTAAAGTATCGCAAGCCGAATTTGACCTGCGATACGAAATAATATTTGCGAGTATTTCGAGGCTTTTAAGTTAAAATTTAACAAACCCCGCTTCTTGAAAAGCAGTAAGCGGAGCGCAACTGAAAAGCACTCGAAAGAGAATATAAATTTAAAACGAACTATCGCGAGGTTTAGGCGAGGCGGATCTAAATTTTAGAGCACAGATAGAACATTTAGTTCATCAAGCGATAAAATTTAGATCCAACAAAGCATAAACTCGCGAGAACTTCGTTTTACGATTTAGCCGATATTCTCGCCTGCGATCATACCAAACGTCAGACAATCCGCGATCGCGACGCTACCTAAGCGGCTGGCTCCGTGCACGCCGCCGGTGATCTCGCCTGCGGCAAATAGCCTAGGGATCGGCATCTCTGTTTTTAGCGAGATGACCTGGGCTTTGGTATTGATGTCGATACCGCCCATCGTGTGGTGGAGCTTCGGCGTGCCGCGCATAGCGTAAAAAGGCGGTTTAGAAACGTCATAGCCGTCAGTAGTAGTTTTATCTAAAGGCTTGCCAAAGTCATCATCTTTGCCTGCTTTTACGAAGCCGTTATAGCGCTCGACGGTCTTTTTTAGCTCATCGGCTGGAATTTTATAAAATGCCGCAATTTCATCAATGCTATCAAATTTTTTTAAAATTCCCGAATTTAAAGGCTTTTCGAGCTGCTCGGGAAGTAGGGCTTTTACGCCGTTTGAGTCGCAGAAATTTATCGGATAGTTGCCGTCGGTACCGATAACCCTAAACATCGCCTGAGCCCTAGTACGGCGGTCGGCTAGCTCGTTCATATAGCGTTTACCCGTTTTAGGGTTTACCGAGATGCCGTAACGGAAGCTTGCATTTACGTTAAACAACGAACCTACTCCGAAACCTTTTTCATCTGGGCAAGCCCATGGGCCAAACTGTATCCAGCTAAGCTGCACGGGAATCGCGCCGATTCTAAAGGCTTCTTTCATCGCGCCCGCCGTAGCGCCGGGATGATTT comes from the Campylobacter rectus genome and includes:
- a CDS encoding cytochrome b, with product MQIHKSTGFLDWLDQRLAVNKLMKVLVSEYWIPKNINFLWAMGVILTTLFVLLLVTGFLLVMYYKPDINLAFDSVNMTIMKEVEYGWLWRHIHAVAASVIFLIIYIHTFTAIYYGSYKKGREMIWLSGMLLFILFSAEAFSGYMLPWGQMSFWAAKVITQLFGAVPFIGDALVEWIRGDYIPSDPTLTRFFMLHVCLLPLVLLVVIVIHFYSLRIPHVNNETGEEIDFEVEAEKYLSGDKKNAKVIPFWPGFLAKDFMYIGFFMIFFFYLVCFQFNFAMDPINFEPGNHLKTPLHIYPEWYFLWEYEILRGIPSENLGLIAFAVAGVSLFFMPWLDRSDVVAPAHERKGFFVWFWLLMIDLVVLTIFGKLPADGVTLGIDNSAIGFASSVAFFALFFVALPIITTLEKRSAK
- a CDS encoding c-type cytochrome, translated to MRELKILIILIIFTGVTYWGIEPYAHQAMHPHVADTNYDFSAQDAEQGELAVKNKKDALANAEASGDAKKIENAKKELEQAEANLEKYKSFWADINAINFAKGDAKKGAEVFANAGCAGCHGLSAAGMPDPLDVNASSEAYGVVPPDLSTAGYLYDEKFLAAVIKDPATALKLTHKFNDEHPYPMPPFFGAGGEDPNAELADMVAYLKSIAPKTLSDAEVFRDACQRCHDMKYENVFMLTNSAKLAEYMGSNPPDLSMMIRSKGDDYLHKFINDTQKMLAGTAMPRVGLNKKAEDQAVAYMAKAGDEKKAERESLGIYIMIYFLIFGIFGWLWKRKVWSELH
- a CDS encoding CPCC family cysteine-rich protein, encoding MIRCPCCGYLTIVDKEDKNLIQDVCPVCFWQYNTKAINNPDKIIEPNVVSLNEAKKNYKEYKASSKLGSINAREPMDDELF
- a CDS encoding GNAT family N-acetyltransferase, with protein sequence MIRLYAPKIEDLWFREKILSDEKTMSYNRSWGGIIPFPQYQWKRWYSQWIANKDNRYFYRYIQKDDKFVGEVAYRFDDKRDIYVASVIIYAPYRGKGYGKIALTLLCEKAKDNGVKEIYDYIAIDNTAIKLFLNCGFKEEYRTAEYVMLKKILSD
- the accA gene encoding acetyl-CoA carboxylase carboxyl transferase subunit alpha, translating into MASYLDFEQGIKQIDDDIANARIRGDEHAVEILNKNLEKETAKIYKNLNEFQRLALARHPDRPYAIDYIKGMMRDYYELHGDRAFRDDAAIVCFIGYIGAKKVVVIGEQKGRGTKNKLKRNFGMPHPEGYRKALRVAKMAEKFGLPILFLIDTPGAYPGIAAEERGQSEAIARNLFEFANLKTPMIAVVIGEGGSGGALAIGVADKLAMMRNSVFSVISPEGCAAILWNDPSKQEQATKALKITADDLKSLNLIDDVIEEPINGAHRDKETAIKALASYFITELDKLEKLKIDELLNARIAKILSAGAFEESK
- a CDS encoding beta-ketoacyl-ACP synthase II; translated protein: MKRVVVTGIGMINALGLDKDSSFKAICEGKTGVKKITSFDASDFPVQIAAEIVGFDPLSVMDAKEVKKVDRFIQLGLKAAKEAMADANFGEFDAENFGVSSAAGIGGLSNIEKNSNILLEKGPRRISPFFIPSALVNMLGGLVSIEHGLKGPNLSSVTACAASTHAIIEAAKTIIIGEAEKMLVVGSESTVCGVGIGGFAAMKALSTRNDDPGTASRPFDKDRDGFVMGEGSGALVLEEYESAKARGAKIYAEIVGFGESGDAHHITSPSLEGPLWAMKKALKMAGNLQIDYINAHGTSTPTNDRNETAALKALFGDRVPPVSSTKGQTGHCLGAAGAIEAVISLMAMQESLIPPTINYTTKDEECDLDYVPNVARKAELKAVMSNSFGFGGTNGSIIFKKI
- the acpP gene encoding acyl carrier protein yields the protein MAIFDDVRDVVVEQLSVAPDAVKLESKIIEDLGADSLDVVELVMALEEKFEVEIPDSDAEKLITINDVVSYIETLNK
- the fabG gene encoding 3-oxoacyl-ACP reductase FabG — translated: MKFSGKNVLITGASRGIGAQIAKTLAQMGLKVWINYRSKPEIADALQAEIIANGGRAAVIKFDATDEDEFIKGINLIVDSDGELSYLVNNAGIVNDKLAIRMKLEDFNGVVNANLVSAFIGSREALKVMSKKRFGAVVNVASIIGEIGNIGQVNYSASKGGMIAMSKSFAKEGAARNIRFNCITPGFIATDMNKDLPEDIKKTYLDAIALKRFGDASEVADAVAFLLSDHASYITGEILKINGGLYM
- a CDS encoding MmcQ/YjbR family DNA-binding protein, coding for MMLAQKRVFSYIKEKFGAQGERVFDKHPAFAVFRYAKNRKWFAVFMRVDGGKLGLKSAQELEILNLKCKPDLAAILRDADQILPAYHMNKKHWISVNLSSKIAPEQVEDLIDLSFELTK
- a CDS encoding DNA-3-methyladenine glycosylase I; the protein is MKNSTASVQKIRCDWAEKSDLERVYHDEEWDRLVKDDAKFFELIVLEGFQAGISWHAVLLKREAMRAAFDGFDARKISLYSEEQTAKFMQNPALIRNRLKLNSLAANARAFLAVVGEFGSFYDYLWDYLLPKFDPKFDGKPIINHYESLKQIPATTPLADFVAKEMKKRGFKFLGPTSVYAFLQSAGVVDDHLDACFCKGGR